The proteins below come from a single Nostoc sp. KVJ3 genomic window:
- a CDS encoding tetratricopeptide repeat protein — protein MDRNSQGLSLMNLGIAYLSQGQYRQAIELFQQSLEISRGIGDRNSEGKSLANLGNAYNSLGQYQRAIEFLQQYLDIAREIGDRNSEASAWFNLGLALEKVNRESDALGAYRNARELCQAMGLDANVQDCNNAIERLSQPKTPVVSRRGFWAWLRRLWRWVRAWFRR, from the coding sequence ATGGATCGCAATTCTCAAGGCTTATCCTTAATGAATTTGGGGATTGCTTACTTATCTCAGGGGCAGTACCGACAGGCGATTGAGTTATTCCAGCAGTCTTTGGAAATATCTAGGGGAATAGGCGATCGCAATTCTGAAGGCAAATCCTTAGCTAATTTGGGTAATGCTTACAACTCTTTGGGGCAGTACCAACGGGCGATTGAGTTCTTGCAGCAGTATTTAGATATAGCTAGGGAAATAGGCGATCGCAATTCTGAAGCGAGCGCCTGGTTTAATTTAGGTTTGGCACTAGAAAAAGTCAATCGCGAATCAGACGCGCTGGGTGCTTATCGCAACGCCCGCGAACTTTGTCAGGCAATGGGACTTGATGCTAATGTGCAAGATTGCAACAACGCAATTGAGCGTCTTTCTCAACCAAAAACGCCTGTAGTTTCTCGCCGTGGGTTTTGGGCGTGGTTGCGTCGGTTGTGGCGCTGGGTTCGTGCTTGGTTTCGGCGGTAA
- the vap15 gene encoding type II toxin-antitoxin system VapB15 family antitoxin codes for MNINLRAMLQNTYQLPLTFEQILTLVKQLSDSEKLLLSKELEKETLNKKLTQLLEVFQTNELSLEEITEEVEIVRSQIYARKQSSQDNH; via the coding sequence ATGAACATAAATTTAAGAGCTATGTTACAAAATACCTATCAACTCCCCTTGACATTTGAGCAAATTCTTACTTTAGTTAAACAACTTTCTGATTCCGAAAAATTGTTACTTAGTAAAGAACTAGAAAAAGAAACCTTGAATAAAAAGTTAACGCAGTTACTAGAAGTATTTCAAACTAATGAATTATCTCTAGAGGAAATTACAGAGGAAGTAGAAATCGTCCGTTCTCAGATTTATGCCAGAAAACAAAGTAGCCAAGATAATCATTGA
- a CDS encoding putative toxin-antitoxin system toxin component, PIN family, protein MPENKVAKIIIDTNLWISFLIGKELKELKNLLVEQTIQLIISEEILQEITVVTQRPKRLFEK, encoded by the coding sequence ATGCCAGAAAACAAAGTAGCCAAGATAATCATTGATACTAATCTTTGGATTAGCTTTTTGATTGGCAAGGAATTGAAAGAATTAAAAAATCTTTTGGTTGAGCAAACGATTCAATTAATAATTTCTGAGGAAATTTTACAAGAAATTACTGTAGTTACTCAACGTCCTAAGAGGTTGTTTGAAAAGTAG